In Campylobacter vicugnae, a genomic segment contains:
- a CDS encoding 4-(cytidine 5'-diphospho)-2-C-methyl-D-erythritol kinase, which produces MKSYAKINIFLKIVGFRGNYHELKSRFILYKELYDEIDLVDRIGDGLIINNPFDDNIIFKVYNFLENLGFANELGEFFKNHQVKLIKNIPAGGGLGGGSSNAAAFLHLVNDRLNLNLSKDKLMQIAHNIGADVAFFVSKFDSANVSGIGEIVEEFDDDIPNLDIITSPIFCSTPKVFTQYRAKFKGFDTDLASKLCLMKSSQILSTYSNIELNDLLKPSQEIYSELKIASNEFLSGSGSSKFKLKI; this is translated from the coding sequence ATGAAAAGCTATGCTAAGATAAATATCTTTTTAAAGATTGTTGGATTTCGTGGGAATTATCATGAGCTTAAATCTAGATTTATACTCTATAAAGAGCTATATGATGAGATTGATTTAGTTGATAGAATTGGTGATGGGCTTATCATTAATAATCCTTTTGATGATAATATAATCTTTAAAGTTTATAATTTTTTAGAAAATTTAGGTTTTGCTAATGAACTTGGTGAATTTTTCAAAAATCATCAAGTAAAATTGATTAAAAATATCCCTGCTGGCGGTGGATTGGGCGGCGGAAGCAGTAATGCTGCAGCATTTTTACACCTTGTTAATGATAGATTAAATTTAAATCTCTCTAAAGATAAATTGATGCAAATAGCACATAATATTGGTGCTGATGTAGCATTTTTTGTAAGTAAATTTGACTCTGCTAATGTAAGTGGCATTGGTGAGATTGTAGAAGAATTTGATGATGATATACCAAATTTAGATATTATCACTAGCCCTATTTTTTGCTCTACTCCAAAAGTATTTACGCAGTATAGAGCTAAATTTAAAGGTTTTGATACAGATTTAGCTAGCAAACTTTGTTTGATGAAAAGTAGCCAAATTCTATCTACTTATTCAAATATAGAGTTAAATGATCTATTAAAACCATCTCAAGAGATATACAGTGAGCTAAAAATAGCAAGTAATGAGTTTTTAAGCGGAAGTGGAAGTAGTAAATTTAAACTAAAAATTTAA
- the rplI gene encoding 50S ribosomal protein L9: MKVLLIKDVKGLGKAGEVKEVKDGYGNNFLIGKGLAKAATDAVLRQWEAAKRNEAQIKEYEISQNEKLKDELAGVKITIKTKLGANGTPFGSITKDEIAKALKDQKGYEIDKKSLECDNIKALGEHEISIKLTHQIHAKFKIEVVGE; this comes from the coding sequence ATGAAAGTACTATTAATAAAAGATGTAAAAGGACTAGGCAAGGCTGGTGAAGTAAAAGAGGTAAAAGATGGCTATGGCAATAACTTCTTAATAGGTAAAGGTTTAGCAAAAGCTGCAACCGATGCTGTGCTAAGACAATGGGAAGCAGCCAAAAGAAATGAAGCCCAAATTAAAGAGTATGAGATTAGCCAAAATGAAAAGCTAAAAGATGAATTAGCTGGAGTTAAAATCACTATAAAAACAAAATTAGGAGCTAACGGAACTCCATTTGGTAGTATAACAAAAGATGAGATAGCAAAAGCATTAAAAGACCAAAAAGGCTATGAAATAGATAAAAAATCTCTAGAATGTGATAATATAAAAGCACTTGGTGAGCACGAAATATCAATCAAACTAACTCACCAAATTCATGCTAAATTTAAAATAGAAGTAGTAGGTGAATAA
- the hslU gene encoding HslU--HslV peptidase ATPase subunit, translating to MNLTPKDIVKFLDDYVIGQNDAKKIIAIALRNRYRRMQLPANIQDDIVPKNILMIGSTGVGKTEIARRLSKLFGLPFIKVEASKYTEVGFVGRDVESMIRDLAMAALNLVKQEHRDKNSDKIEEYIEKKILEKLLPPLPNGATDEKKEQYQISYDKMKQKLKDGKLDDLTIELEIDQASFEAGSNLPPDMAAMQESFIKVIGITNKKVKKELKVKDAKESLKNEASEKILDMESIKAEALRRAQNEGIIFIDEIDKVAVSSSGATRQDPSKEGVQRDLLPIVEGSDVSTKFGTIKTDHILFIAAGAFHISKPSDLIPELQGRFPLRVNLDSLDEDALYEILTKPKNSLLNQYKALLSVEEVELEFNDDALRQIAKLTQSTNQKVEDIGARRLHTVIEKLLEDISFNADEYKGQKFIITKELVDEKLGQICQDEDRAKYIL from the coding sequence ATGAACTTAACACCAAAAGATATTGTAAAATTTCTAGATGACTATGTAATTGGTCAAAACGATGCTAAAAAAATTATTGCTATTGCTTTACGCAATCGTTATAGGCGTATGCAATTACCAGCTAATATTCAAGATGATATAGTGCCTAAAAATATATTAATGATAGGCTCAACAGGCGTAGGTAAAACAGAGATTGCGAGACGTCTTTCAAAACTTTTTGGCTTGCCATTTATCAAGGTTGAAGCCAGTAAATATACTGAAGTTGGCTTTGTTGGTAGAGATGTAGAATCTATGATTAGAGATCTTGCAATGGCAGCTTTAAATTTAGTAAAGCAAGAACATAGAGATAAAAATAGTGATAAAATAGAAGAGTATATAGAGAAAAAAATCTTAGAAAAGCTTCTTCCGCCACTCCCAAATGGTGCAACTGATGAGAAAAAAGAGCAATACCAAATCAGCTATGATAAGATGAAGCAAAAGTTAAAAGATGGCAAGCTTGATGACCTTACTATTGAGCTAGAAATCGACCAAGCAAGCTTTGAGGCTGGGTCAAATTTACCACCTGATATGGCTGCTATGCAAGAAAGCTTTATAAAAGTAATTGGAATTACAAATAAAAAAGTTAAAAAAGAACTAAAAGTAAAAGATGCAAAAGAAAGCCTAAAAAACGAAGCTAGTGAAAAAATTCTAGATATGGAAAGTATTAAAGCCGAAGCATTAAGAAGAGCTCAAAATGAAGGTATAATATTCATTGATGAGATTGACAAAGTAGCTGTAAGTAGCTCTGGCGCAACTCGTCAAGACCCTAGCAAAGAAGGCGTTCAAAGAGATCTTTTACCTATTGTAGAAGGTAGTGATGTATCTACTAAATTTGGAACTATTAAAACTGATCATATACTATTTATAGCTGCTGGTGCATTTCACATATCCAAACCAAGCGATCTAATTCCTGAGCTTCAAGGTAGATTCCCACTGCGTGTAAATCTTGATAGCTTAGATGAAGATGCTCTATATGAGATTCTAACAAAACCTAAAAATTCACTCCTAAATCAATATAAGGCGCTATTGAGCGTAGAGGAAGTCGAGCTTGAGTTTAATGATGATGCACTAAGACAAATTGCTAAACTTACTCAAAGTACTAATCAAAAAGTAGAAGATATCGGAGCTAGAAGACTTCATACTGTGATTGAAAAACTACTTGAGGATATTAGCTTTAATGCTGATGAATATAAAGGCCAGAAATTCATCATAACCAAAGAGTTAGTAGATGAAAAATTAGGGCAAATTTGCCAAGATGAAGATAGAGCAAAATATATACTATGA
- the hslV gene encoding ATP-dependent protease subunit HslV, with the protein MFHATTILAYRGKDAAVIGGDGQVSFGSTILKGNAVKIRKLYGGKILAGFAGSTADAFNLFDMFERILEGVKGDLLKAVIEFSKEWRKDKVLRKLEAMMLVLNRDHIFLLSGTGDVVEPEDGKIAAIGSGGNYALSAARALDKFGSLSSEELVKESLKIAGEICIYTNTNIKTYTLMD; encoded by the coding sequence ATGTTTCATGCTACTACTATACTAGCTTATAGAGGCAAAGATGCTGCTGTCATAGGTGGAGATGGACAGGTTAGCTTTGGTTCTACTATTTTAAAAGGCAATGCTGTAAAGATTAGAAAGCTTTATGGAGGTAAAATTTTAGCCGGATTTGCTGGATCAACTGCTGATGCGTTTAATCTTTTTGATATGTTTGAAAGAATCCTTGAAGGTGTCAAGGGTGATTTACTTAAGGCTGTAATTGAATTTAGCAAAGAGTGGAGAAAAGATAAAGTGCTAAGAAAATTAGAGGCTATGATGCTAGTACTCAATCGTGATCATATATTTTTACTAAGTGGAACTGGAGATGTAGTAGAACCAGAAGATGGCAAGATAGCAGCCATCGGAAGTGGTGGCAATTATGCACTCTCAGCTGCTAGGGCTTTAGATAAATTTGGATCTCTTAGTAGCGAAGAATTAGTAAAAGAGAGTTTAAAAATAGCCGGAGAGATCTGTATATATACCAATACAAACATAAAGACTTATACATTAATGGATTAA
- the csrA gene encoding carbon storage regulator CsrA, producing MLVLTRKATESIQIGDDIEIKILSTNNHTVKIAIEAPKDVLILRKELVKEVADTNAASSTPKQNLLEMLAKKIFK from the coding sequence ATGCTCGTATTAACAAGAAAAGCAACAGAATCAATACAGATTGGCGATGATATTGAGATTAAGATTCTTAGCACCAATAATCACACAGTAAAAATAGCAATAGAAGCTCCAAAAGATGTGTTAATTTTGCGTAAAGAGTTAGTAAAAGAAGTAGCCGATACAAACGCAGCATCTAGCACACCAAAACAAAATTTATTAGAAATGCTTGCTAAAAAGATATTTAAATGA
- the era gene encoding GTPase Era has product MRSGFVTLIGRTNAGKSSLLNYLLDQKISMVSHKQNATRRKILGIVMNGQDQAIFIDTPGLHDSTKTLNKLMVQSAIKSLGDADAVVFVASIFDSLENYEKFLSLNTTLPHIIALTKIDEADENKLFKKLNEYQKYSNNFQAIVPITIKKQAYRKIFLDALTPLLPEHPYYYDPEFITSTNEKDIYRDFILEAIFECVSQEVPYSSDAIVSKVRQKSDILEIEAKIITDNTHHKAILIGKNGATIKRIGIVARKIISEFNNQKVFIKLNVEVDKNWHTNENSIKKYLDLKGN; this is encoded by the coding sequence ATGAGAAGTGGATTTGTAACTTTAATTGGTAGAACAAATGCTGGTAAAAGCAGCCTTTTAAACTACTTACTAGACCAAAAAATATCAATGGTCTCACATAAGCAAAATGCTACAAGACGCAAAATTTTAGGCATTGTAATGAACGGGCAAGACCAAGCAATCTTTATAGATACGCCAGGACTTCATGATAGCACTAAAACTCTAAATAAGCTAATGGTTCAAAGCGCTATTAAATCTTTAGGCGATGCAGATGCAGTAGTATTTGTAGCTAGTATTTTTGATAGTTTAGAAAATTATGAAAAGTTTTTAAGCTTAAATACTACTTTACCTCATATAATCGCACTTACAAAGATAGATGAGGCCGATGAGAATAAGCTATTTAAAAAGCTAAATGAGTATCAAAAATACTCAAATAATTTTCAAGCTATAGTTCCAATAACTATTAAAAAACAAGCCTATAGAAAGATATTTTTAGATGCTCTTACTCCATTACTTCCAGAACATCCTTACTACTATGACCCTGAGTTTATCACCTCAACAAATGAAAAAGATATTTATAGAGATTTTATATTAGAGGCTATATTTGAGTGTGTTAGTCAGGAGGTGCCATATAGTTCTGATGCGATTGTATCAAAGGTAAGACAAAAGAGCGATATCTTAGAAATCGAGGCTAAAATCATAACAGATAATACCCACCATAAGGCAATTTTAATAGGCAAAAATGGTGCTACTATTAAGCGAATCGGGATTGTAGCTCGCAAAATTATAAGTGAATTTAATAATCAAAAAGTATTTATTAAATTAAATGTAGAAGTTGATAAAAACTGGCATACCAATGAAAATAGCATTAAAAAATATTTAGATTTAAAAGGAAATTAA
- the truB gene encoding tRNA pseudouridine(55) synthase TruB, which yields MNRLFVAYKPKGVVSNHFLSQLKRKYGVKKAGFSGILDPFASGCLIVAFGAYTKLFNYLNIEPKIYRATLWLGASSNSGDNENINQIHLPPTIDEAQIKNALQNLQGKINYTPPKFSAKKIDGKRAYELARAGSEFELKECQMEVFSTKFINYCHPFITFDIAVSAGSYIRSYAQILAKNLGLIGTLSALERISEGKFKFQNETPLNPLEYLNLKSNSYKGDILDIVLGKKLKAYDFNNSNDGEYLIEYDNAFSIIKIENQEVKYAINRMEKCSY from the coding sequence ATGAATAGACTATTTGTAGCATACAAACCAAAAGGAGTGGTCTCAAACCACTTTTTAAGTCAGCTTAAGCGTAAATATGGAGTAAAAAAGGCTGGATTTTCTGGCATTTTAGACCCTTTTGCAAGTGGTTGCTTAATTGTAGCATTTGGGGCATATACAAAACTTTTTAACTACTTAAACATAGAACCTAAAATTTATAGAGCTACACTTTGGCTAGGGGCTAGTTCAAATAGCGGGGATAATGAAAATATCAACCAAATTCACCTTCCACCTACCATAGATGAAGCACAGATAAAAAACGCTTTACAAAATCTTCAAGGCAAAATAAACTACACACCACCAAAATTTAGCGCTAAAAAAATTGATGGTAAAAGAGCTTATGAACTAGCTAGAGCTGGGAGTGAATTTGAGTTAAAAGAGTGCCAAATGGAGGTTTTTAGCACCAAATTTATAAACTATTGCCACCCATTTATCACATTTGATATAGCAGTTTCAGCTGGATCGTATATACGCTCTTATGCACAAATTCTAGCAAAAAATTTAGGATTAATAGGTACATTAAGTGCGCTTGAAAGAATCAGTGAAGGAAAATTTAAATTTCAAAACGAAACTCCGCTAAATCCACTTGAATATTTAAATTTAAAATCAAATAGCTATAAAGGCGATATCTTAGATATAGTTTTAGGTAAAAAACTCAAAGCTTATGATTTTAATAATAGCAATGATGGAGAATATCTTATAGAGTATGATAATGCTTTTAGCATAATTAAGATAGAAAATCAAGAGGTAAAATATGCAATTAACAGGATGGAAAAATGCTCGTATTAA
- a CDS encoding bifunctional 3,4-dihydroxy-2-butanone 4-phosphate synthase/GTP cyclohydrolase II: MAFERVLQAIDDIKNGKMIVMVDDEDRENEGDIVFAAAFSDVQKVNFMITHARGVLCTPLSKELADKFDLYPMVGANTSYHETAFTISIDAKKATTGVSAYERDMTIKMLVDSATKADDFVRPGHIFPLIAKSGGVLERTGHTEGSIDLCRLAGLAPVSVICEIVNDDGTMARRDDLEKFCDKFNLNMVSIAEIIEYRLHHEKLISVDELGESQIAGKKAIKYSIIDHLGNKHYAFIFGQIASKTNVKFHKIKDDIELLNSYKFNEFLSHIELLESEGGILIFLAGNEDDSGLIKNYGIGAQILKYFGASDIEILSSSESKEFVAIKGFGLNIIGQKG; encoded by the coding sequence ATGGCTTTTGAGAGAGTTTTGCAAGCTATAGATGATATAAAAAATGGCAAAATGATAGTCATGGTAGATGATGAAGATAGGGAAAATGAGGGTGATATAGTATTTGCTGCAGCCTTTAGCGATGTACAAAAAGTCAATTTTATGATCACTCACGCTAGAGGTGTTTTATGCACTCCACTTAGCAAAGAGCTAGCTGATAAATTTGATCTTTATCCAATGGTTGGAGCAAATACAAGTTACCATGAGACAGCATTTACTATTAGCATTGATGCTAAAAAGGCGACCACTGGAGTAAGCGCATATGAAAGAGATATGACAATTAAAATGTTAGTAGATAGTGCTACAAAGGCTGATGATTTTGTCCGTCCAGGTCATATATTTCCACTAATTGCTAAAAGTGGCGGAGTTTTAGAGCGCACAGGCCATACTGAAGGTAGCATAGATCTATGCAGATTAGCCGGTCTTGCTCCAGTATCTGTAATCTGTGAGATAGTAAATGATGATGGCACGATGGCTAGACGCGATGATTTAGAAAAATTCTGCGATAAATTTAATCTAAATATGGTAAGCATAGCTGAGATTATAGAGTATCGCCTTCATCATGAAAAATTAATTAGTGTTGATGAGCTAGGAGAGTCGCAAATAGCTGGTAAAAAAGCAATCAAATACAGCATAATAGATCACCTTGGAAATAAGCATTACGCCTTTATTTTTGGTCAAATAGCTTCTAAAACAAATGTAAAATTTCATAAGATAAAAGATGATATAGAGCTTTTAAATTCATATAAATTTAATGAATTTTTATCTCACATAGAGCTGCTAGAGAGCGAAGGTGGAATACTGATATTTTTAGCCGGCAATGAAGATGATAGCGGACTTATTAAAAACTATGGCATAGGAGCTCAAATTTTAAAATACTTCGGTGCTAGCGATATTGAGATTTTAAGTTCGAGCGAATCTAAAGAGTTTGTCGCCATCAAGGGTTTTGGATTAAATATCATCGGTCAAAAAGGCTAA